The sequence aaacagaaaaaaagaatcttgaaaataatgaagtagGTAAGAACAAATCTAGCATAATTTTAGCAGAAACAAGAACTTGAAACTATGATGGAGataattattacaaattataCTTAAGTtaacaacataaataaaaaggagtCCTAATTGGAAAACCACATCATAATAACATTGTTTTGTTATCCCAAAGTTCCGGTGTaattcattttctcttttttttcattattcgACCTAACAAATGCATAATTACATAAGATCAAGAGGGCCAAATAGCACATTGATTATAATTTGACATTTTATTTGTTACAGTTAGATTACATGCAGGAACAATTGCTATAATGAAACTGGGGCACTGCTAACACAAGAACTTCAAAACCAGAATACCAATGCATCTAGAACAATACATAATAGTATTGTTAAAAGTTCTAACAACGTGCATACCTTAATATAGAAATAGTCATCACACCACTTTTTGAATCGAGGATAGAAGGTAGGATCAAATTTGTCACAGGCTTGTTTCTGAGTCTGCAGCAAAGTATGATTTTAGTTTAACTCAAAGAGAATTAATCAAAGAAGGCCAGTACTCTACAACCAAGTTACAAAACTCAATTCTTATACACTGCCGCTAGTGAAAAAGAGTGAGGATGAAGAGCTTTCAGTTCTATGTGGATGAAGAATGGAAACTGAACCAATATCCTTTGAAAAGTAAAAGTATTAGTTTCGtttaattttttctgttttttccCTCCTTTCCTCCATCACTCCAAATGGGGAGCACTGAGAATTCAAAGATGAAATAAGTAGGTGCTCAACTTCTGATAAACCATAAAGAAAACAGAAGTACTTTTGATCATTAAAACCACATTTCAAAAgtaggaaaaaagaagaagttaattaaaatgagaGGTTACTTACTGAATGGAAATGCTTTACATCCTCCTCGAAAATGTAAGCAGGAGTCAAATCGGTCCCGCCACCAAACCACCACTGCCTAGGGGCTCCAGGAGTATCTGCATATAAAGACTACAAGGATGAAACAACATCACCAGATCTTAATTTCAAAGAGAGAAACACCAAATGTGATAAAATTTTGTCAGTCATTCCTCTCTTGCATGGAAAGATGTGGAATGGTAACATAATTGTAGGTAGTAGGTCTTTAGAGGTTTGAAAattatcagaaaaaaaaatgataagatGTGAAATGATAAGCAACTAAGTTCTAAGATCATTTGTAAATCTAGGATTAACAGAGCAGGTGATAAAATAAGAGCAAAATTAAGCATAGAGTTGAAAAACtttgaatcaaatttaagaGATAATGCAAATACCTTTAGGGGCATCGGTCTCAAAATAACGATAATTAAAGTGCAATGTCGGGGCGAAAGGATTCTTAGGATGCAAGACCTGGAAGACAGAAAAGTAGATTTGAATCGAATATGATTTAGTAAaacgaaaaaagaaaaaaagaaaaaaagaaaaagaaaatgataaaaagagAGGGAAGAGGTTCCATACAGAGCTGATGCCAGCAGCAAAAAAAGGAACGGGACCAGGCTTGTGATCGGAAGAAGCAGCCTTGGCAGCCCTATAAGCTTCAGGGGGCATAACGCCATAAACAACGGAGACATTAACCCCAGCCTTCTCCCAAACGGCGCCGTCTTGCAAGACCCTGCTAATGCCGCCACCACCACCAGGTCTGGACCAGACATCCTCCTTGAACTTGCCCACTTTATCGACAGACTCGATGGCAAAGCAGACGCTGTCCTGGGCTTCTCTAATCATCTTCTCGAAGCGGGCTCTGACCTCGCCACCTTCAGATTCCCTCAGAAATGTGAGGGGGCGTTCGGCCTCGGGAGTTTCCTTCTCAATAGAAACAGCAGATCGTATCATGAGGGAGGGTTGATTACGGAGTTTGAGGCGTAAGGGCGAAAAAGGCAATTGTACTTTTGGGACAAATTTAGAATTCAATTTTACAGCTATACAAgtaaaagaagaggaagaagaagaagaagaagtgcAAGTAGAAGAAGTAAGGGCGAAAGAGGCAGCAGCAGGAGGCATTTCCTTCGAAACCAATTTCActgctttcttcttcttcttcgacTGAAATTGAATTGGATTGGATTGGATTGAAGGATTTATATAGGTGAGGATATAGTGGGGTTTTTCTTAGGTATTCATAGTAGTAAAAACATGAAGCAGATAAGGCTatgttttctctttcttgcTCCCAGTTTTTGACTATCCCTTCCCTTACCTTCCTACCACTCCTATCCCTCCCTGTCGAGCCCACTGCATACCCTCCCACAGTTTAAGCAAAATCATTTTAGtcaaaattagtattttatttacgGCTAATTgcaacagaaaaagaaaagaaaatcccCCGTTTAGCGTTTTCTGTAAGTTTTCTTTTACCCTCtcaaacataaattttatgatttttgtaATTCAAAGTATTGgttaaagaatatataaaatatataatattaatttttagaatttaaattttttttatataaattttttattttgacatttataattatctttagaataataaatttaaatttatatatataattttataattttataaatttttattaatttattaattaataaattatatatgattaaatactgattttaattataaaaaataatatattaattatattttaatataatttatttaataaataattttttaataagataatgatattatGTCAGTTCACATCGATCTATTATGCGCCTCTACATCTAGCATTTGACAGAGCTAGTTTAAcgaaaattctaataaaaatgagtttttagtataaaattataaaataaaaaaataaaagaatatactttttaaatatcataaagtAACTGGTATAATACGAATAAACGGAAAAggcaaataataattacctctttaaaaattaaacatgcatatttaaaaaaattaaattttatatgtatgtatatatataaagagagaaaaaactAGCAGTTGGACATCTActtaaagtatttttaatgtatttttaatatatgtcaaactctttattttaaagagttaCAGTATAACATAATactcaaatatattttttattttttaaatataaaataaaaagttaattcgattctttatatatagagAACCAAACTTTATCATCTactctatatttaataaatatattataaatttttatacatttaacttaattgatatttattatttttattttttattgataaaaatagaaaagagaattaaaaaattaaacttattgttgtaataaaaataaaataaagaataaaatattgaaaatttattgaatttaaataaataaataaatttattcgttatattttaatttttttaaaaatatttattaattatagaaattatattttttaaaataaaaaataccagGAAAATGGAATTTCAAAAGAGTGGAAAACATAGCCAGTATGTTGAAGGGCCACGGGCATGAGAGTCAATTTTGGAGGTCCAAGTTCAGGATGCTCGGGTAACCTATATTTCGCCGATTTTATTGCTGTTGCAGCTATATAAGTGGTTTTGCagcaaaaattcttttttttcagaaTACACATATGGCAGAGTAACAAACATTAAGACATAGGATTAGGAGTAGCCAACAGAGCAACGAAACATCAAGCAGACAAACCATAAGAAGCACTCGAAAGCAAGCTGAGCTGTGAAACCAAAATTACAGTCCAACAAAGCTATCGGCGACTCTGCATTTGCTTTTCTTAAAACACGAGAGAATGTGACTGACCTAAAACATAACCCATCCCAAAGTTACAATCTGCACTGCTCTCCAATTCCTTTCAACAGAATCcaactaatatttaatttggaaaATATCAGCAGCTCATATCATCAGTAGAGAGATTTGAGAGCTAAAAGAACTCTCAAACTAAACGTACGTAAGTAATGATTGGTTTTCTTGAAATGCAATAGTAATAAGAATCGGTAACTTCATTATTCTGCCGATTAGCTGGGCATAAACAAGGTGCAACTCCTAAGTGTTTCCCAGATTAGGctgtaaattaaatttgattataaaataattataataaaaagataatctCTAATCATGCTTTGAGTTTGAGTTTGACATTATACAAGAGGAAGGACCAAAACCCAACTTTCCCCTTCCAAGATCATACTCCCATAAATGATTTTGCTGCATTACGTTACCCAATATAGAGCTGCCTGGAAAATCTGCCTTTATAATTCCAAGACACTTGATCCCTTCTGCCACGTCAATGATATAGCTCTTTACTGGGGGCTTAAATATAGCCCCATCCGCAAAATGAATTAGAAGTCTTGGTACGGCGGCCCTGTCGAATCCCTTATCTTCAAAGCAGAAGTTATTCAGCTCTGGCAGCTCAATTGGCACTACCTTTTTATGTTTATCAAAGATAGGCTTCAAAGCATCCACCACTTTGTCATATGCTTCTCCTGCTAGCATTGTCAAGGAGGTGCCTGAATCAACAATCATTCCACCAACACCCGTGACGTTCCATATATCCGATGAGATACTCAGCATGCTACCTCCGACTGATATACCGGAGACATTCACAGGATAGAATGCATTTATATAACCAAGGAGCAGTTCTGTATGCTGCATTTTGGGCAACTTCATTTCTGGTATGTCTCCGAAACTGAGGAAGTTCTTATGGTTGCTTGAACTCAAGTGATCTACCAAGCAATATGAGAACTTGTTGCCGAATATTTCAGCCAATCTTAAAGCTAAAGAATGCTTTCTGTACCCCAAACCCATCACTCCATCCGGAAAACCATTAGTCTCGTTGAAGGACTCAGTGCACCCAATTAGAACATCGAATAGTCTTATCTTCTTATGATCGTTAAGTCCAACCGTGACCGTCTCGTTGGCAAAGACACCTATAGCCCTCGGACCATTTAAATATCTGTTGTaccatatatatagaaagttAATCGGACGTTACCAAGATTCAGGAGATCAAATTAAGAATACCTTACCTGTAATCAAAGAGGCAGGGTGCATTAGGATTAGGACATTCAGTCAAAGAGAAGTAATCTTGAAGTTCAATCTTGCAATCATCAGAAGAGCATGGAATCGTccgaaaagaagaagaatcgTTAGCACGAAAGACCCTTCCAGGGTGAGGATTAGGCTTGGGGCAACTTTTGCACCAGTATTCGCAATTCATCCAGGTGAGATCGCTGCCTGTATCTGTTACCAAAATAAACTTTTGCGGCCGGGGAGTCCCAATACGAATGGATACAAAATATTGACTCTGTCCAGAATCTGCGCCTGAATGTATCGGAATCTGGGCTGTGTGGCTTACCTCAAAGGCCTTTCTCCTTGTGCCGTGGCGAAGGGATGAAATCATTTGGCGCCTGGCATTGTCGCTCTGGAGCAGCTGCCTCGTGCCATCCAGCCGGCTCTTTGGCGGTCCAAGAAATTTGCTCTGGGACTTTAGTTTTGGGGAGTGCATGTGGAACATCTCAAACCAAACCCCtgaattattattgtttttcgagtcatcatcaaattcaaaagtTGCATCAACTTGGAAAAAGAGCACGACCACATTATAGCAAGAGAtgaacagcagcagcagcaggagGTTGGGGCCAGACATTTCGATGGCTAAACGACACAGCCAAATGCGAATGCCCAATGATTTGATGATGAAGACaacctcttttttcttttgtttttccctttttttagaaaagaaaaacaagaaatatgcTACTTATCAATCAAATGATTAATGATATGATTGACGTAAGGGCAACAGTGAATGTTGTAAGCTGCAAACGCGGGGATTCTCACATTTTAGTAATCTCTTTCTTTgctatgaattttaatttgaagttTACAAGGTCAACGCAAATCTTTGCTACTTGATAGCTTCTTCTACATTGTTTTTAGGAGACTCATTACAATTGTcggtttttaatatttctgtTTTTAGGTTACAACTTGAAACATTTCTTTTACACTCTGCATATCTAAGGGGACAGAAGTATTTGacaaataaaactttttacaagacaaagaaaattgaattcattattattgtaaAAGTTACAACTTAGGGTGTAAAAAGTTTCAAcccatcaaaataaattaattatttttttttatttttacaatttcaataaaaaatttagaattaattaattcattctcatcccttttctttaataaaactttttatgTAACTAAATACAATAgactaaatattttcttttttctttttttcaactCACTTCTCTTCCCTTAAAATACATTCTCTTCCCCTTCCCTCTCTATTCCCATGCATAGTTTTAGTTGCATGAAAGATACATTTACACAATTTCTTCCGGTGGTTGGTAAATTTTGCAATCACTTCAAACAAGTTGTAATTATAAACAACAACTTGtgtttaattgaattatttttatatttgatatgtTAGACAAGGATTATAGAAGATTCATTTTAGATGAAATCAATATAgtgttgagaaataaattataataaaagattatagAAGGACAAAAAATGagagataaattaaaataaaactataaaattgaaaagagtattttaattttataaagtatatttGATTTACCGATGCAAAATTCATTTggaaattctatttattttgttatagtTTGATGTAGTTATACCGATtccataaatttaattatgtaaatttttaaataaatttctatttaaaacaaacacgtaaattctaaatttataaatatattctataaaattttacaaatttattttagccAAACAATGTTTATcgaatttttagtattttataattatttttcacattatataaaataaaatattaactcaaaattttatatgtgtTAATGATCgatctaaattatatatagattaaatgattattttaaatatggttaggattaaattataataataattgatgtaattaattaatttaaatttattcaattaaattaaaggattaattatattaaattaattgtttaaaatataattaattaattaatttcgtTTCTTTAATTTGATGTTACATGCAGGCCTATTACAATATAAAGCAACAAGGGTCATCttcttaatcaatttaattacttaacTAAAAACTgaagttattttaatttattacatcGCTtgtttactaaaataataaaatattgactTTAACAATAAAATCTATTGCTGAAGCAATGgaatattatctaataattaatgaaagCATACATGTTAAGAATAGTCGAGccataaaacaagaaatagaATAATGAGGAAGTGAcgataatttatattaaataaaaagaaaagaagaatacaGGACAAAAGaagagggaaaaagaaaaatgggtAAGCAATGTAATTtctgaaaaacaaaaaaacaccAGTGCAATTTTATCAAATCAATATACATGCACATGATATGACGAGCCATTAAAGAAATATCATACCTAATCAAGCCCTAGTTAACATACTGAGACATACACATGtttaaatataactttaaaataaagtaatctAATTGGATacaaaatattagaaaaccaaaATAGTAAAACTGAAAAATGTAACTATTATTGGGGCAACTTTTCCATGTTatacaattattaattatatactaaaatgcTACAATAAATagttttgctttttctttttagaaaaaagagaattgTAAGGACTAAAAATGTCACTCATTAAACTTCGAAAGCATTTTCAGTAATTGACCATTCAATTTCGGGCTTTATAGGAAAAGTGGCATCAGTTGTCGGCGCCTGTGGCGGTGGGTAATCTAAATCTcaactaattaaaaagatGAATACTCGGTCATCtattattgattgatttagaATTTGGACAGGGAATGGAGAGAGGCGTAGAAATGAGAGTGCAGAGAATAGCAGAAGAGGGCATAGCAGAGATCCCTTCCCAATACATACAGCCCCTTGAGAATCGACCCCTCATCATCGTCGAGAAGGATTGTAACAATTTAATTCCAGAGATCAACCTGTTTGGGTTCGACGCGGAGCAGAAAGATTCAGTGAGGGAGGCCATAGGGGAGGCTTGCAGGGAGTGGGGTGTGTTCCACGTTACCAACCACGGGGTATCCATGGAATTAATGGACCAGATGAGGACTGCAGGCTTATCCTTCTTCAGAGATTACCCTTTTGAAGAAAAGCTCAAGTACGCATGTGATCCCAATTCAGCTGCTTCCCAAGGATATGGAAGCAAAATGCTgcttaataatgaaaaaggcGGAGTCTTGGACTGGAGAGATTACTTCGATCACCATACTCTCCCTCTTTCTCGCCGTGATCCTTCTCGCTGGCCTCACTTCCCTCCCTGTTacaggttttttcttttctttaattactattttcagAAACATCATGGCTTGCGTAGCATAAACTTcgcttatatttacaaatttaattaattgggcAGTGAAGTTCTAGGCAAGTACAGTGATGAGATGAAGGTGCTCGCTCAAAAGCTGTTGGGGCTCATCTCGGAAAGTCTTGGGTTGTCACCTTCTTACATTGAGGATGCCATTGGCGATCTCTATCAGAATATTACAATCAGCTATTACCCTCCGTGCCCTCAGCCTGACCTCACCCTTGGTCTCCAGTCCCATTCCGATATGGGTGCCATCACTCTTTTGATTCAAGACGACATTCCCGGTCTCCAGGTCTTTAAAGATTTCCAATGGTGCACTGTGCAACCTTTATCTCATGCTATTCTTGTCATTTTGTCTGACCAAACTGAGGTATTTCCTTTTCAACACTTATTATTTCGGTCTTGTTTTCGCGATTATTCTTTTGCTGCGTCTAACACGTTTGTGCATTATATGCTTATTGCTTTGGGAGGTAATTTAGGGAGAAGAGTGTGTTAGAATTATTTAAGAAGAGGAGGTGGAAAGCTTACTCTTATATAAGAGTGTTCTTTTTCAATCTCCCAATCTCATTTTCCTTTCCGATTCTAGCTGtgtcaaatttataatgaaTTAGACGCCACCATCTGAGagattgatttttagttttaacaGGTTGTGAGCCTAATGGTCGGTGGCCTACTTCCTCTCCAAAACACACTGTTTCTTTTTGTGTTGGATTGTGTTTTTCTGTTAGGAATGCCAGTGTTTGAACATCATAAACCTTTTCGGGAGCAGAAGCCTTTTGATGAGTCCGAAGTCCAATTGATTACAAAATAAATGCATTCAGCATACCACATGATGTTCCATATCCTGCAAGCTATTGAACAATCCTAACACTTGTCATCAGCTGCCAGTCGTTTTATTTGAGGAACTATATTATTTCGAAACAAGTAGCAATAAGTTCATAGATGTCATGGTGATGGGACCCTTGTTGCTTGCAGATTATAACCAATGGGAAGTATAGGAGTGCTCAACATCGAGCAGTAACTAACTCAAGCAGGCCACGACTGTCAGTTGCAGCATTTCATGACCCATCCAAGACGGTGAATATATCACCGGCATTTGAGCTTACTAGCGAGTCTTCTCCTTCGAGGTATCGCGAGGTTAATTATGGGGACTATGTCTCCTCATGGTATCGGGAAGGTCCAGAAGGAAAAAGGAATCTTGATGCACTTCTTATGGATAGTTAGATCATTGACCTTGTAATGTACCCAATTCGATGATGCATTATAACGGTTCAAGGTCTCAAAACCTGTCA comes from Ricinus communis isolate WT05 ecotype wild-type chromosome 5, ASM1957865v1, whole genome shotgun sequence and encodes:
- the LOC8277944 gene encoding coproporphyrinogen-III oxidase 1, chloroplastic; protein product: MPPAAASFALTSSTCTSSSSSSSSFTCIAVKLNSKFVPKVQLPFSPLRLKLRNQPSLMIRSAVSIEKETPEAERPLTFLRESEGGEVRARFEKMIREAQDSVCFAIESVDKVGKFKEDVWSRPGGGGGISRVLQDGAVWEKAGVNVSVVYGVMPPEAYRAAKAASSDHKPGPVPFFAAGISSVLHPKNPFAPTLHFNYRYFETDAPKDTPGAPRQWWFGGGTDLTPAYIFEEDVKHFHSTQKQACDKFDPTFYPRFKKWCDDYFYIKHRGERRGLGGIFFDDLNDYDQEMLLAFATECADSVVPAYIPIIEKRKDMPFTEHHKAWQQLRRGRYVEFNLVYDRGTTFGLKTGGRIESILVSLPLTARWEYDHKPEEGSEEWKLLDACINPKEWI
- the LOC8277943 gene encoding aspartic proteinase NANA, chloroplast, with protein sequence MSGPNLLLLLLFISCYNVVVLFFQVDATFEFDDDSKNNNNSGVWFEMFHMHSPKLKSQSKFLGPPKSRLDGTRQLLQSDNARRQMISSLRHGTRRKAFEVSHTAQIPIHSGADSGQSQYFVSIRIGTPRPQKFILVTDTGSDLTWMNCEYWCKSCPKPNPHPGRVFRANDSSSFRTIPCSSDDCKIELQDYFSLTECPNPNAPCLFDYRYLNGPRAIGVFANETVTVGLNDHKKIRLFDVLIGCTESFNETNGFPDGVMGLGYRKHSLALRLAEIFGNKFSYCLVDHLSSSNHKNFLSFGDIPEMKLPKMQHTELLLGYINAFYPVNVSGISVGGSMLSISSDIWNVTGVGGMIVDSGTSLTMLAGEAYDKVVDALKPIFDKHKKVVPIELPELNNFCFEDKGFDRAAVPRLLIHFADGAIFKPPVKSYIIDVAEGIKCLGIIKADFPGSSILGNVMQQNHLWEYDLGRGKLGFGPSSCIMSNSNSKHD
- the LOC8277942 gene encoding leucoanthocyanidin dioxygenase isoform X2, producing MERGVEMRVQRIAEEGIAEIPSQYIQPLENRPLIIVEKDCNNLIPEINLFGFDAEQKDSVREAIGEACREWGVFHVTNHGVSMELMDQMRTAGLSFFRDYPFEEKLKYACDPNSAASQGYGSKMLLNNEKGGVLDWRDYFDHHTLPLSRRDPSRWPHFPPCYSEVLGKYSDEMKVLAQKLLGLISESLGLSPSYIEDAIGDLYQNITISYYPPCPQPDLTLGLQSHSDMGAITLLIQDDIPGLQVFKDFQWCTVQPLSHAILVILSDQTEVVSLMVGGLLPLQNTLFLFVLDCVFLLGMPVFEHHKPFREQKPFDESEVQLITK
- the LOC8277942 gene encoding jasmonate-induced oxygenase 4 isoform X1, which produces MERGVEMRVQRIAEEGIAEIPSQYIQPLENRPLIIVEKDCNNLIPEINLFGFDAEQKDSVREAIGEACREWGVFHVTNHGVSMELMDQMRTAGLSFFRDYPFEEKLKYACDPNSAASQGYGSKMLLNNEKGGVLDWRDYFDHHTLPLSRRDPSRWPHFPPCYSEVLGKYSDEMKVLAQKLLGLISESLGLSPSYIEDAIGDLYQNITISYYPPCPQPDLTLGLQSHSDMGAITLLIQDDIPGLQVFKDFQWCTVQPLSHAILVILSDQTEIITNGKYRSAQHRAVTNSSRPRLSVAAFHDPSKTVNISPAFELTSESSPSRYREVNYGDYVSSWYREGPEGKRNLDALLMDS